In the Larus michahellis chromosome 6, bLarMic1.1, whole genome shotgun sequence genome, one interval contains:
- the SAG gene encoding S-arrestin isoform X2: MSCPESQKTGASGKNANKQVIFKKSTRDKALTIYLGKRDFIDNMGNVEPVDGVVLVDPAIIKGKKVYVSLTCAFRYGQEDIDVIGLTFRRDLFFSRVQVYPPADKPETLSHLQESLLKKLGKNAYPFFFTFPDYLPCSVCLQPAPRDVDKSCGVDFEVKAFSTENVEERIHKRNSARLLIRKVQYAPENPGPQPCAETTWQFFMSTKPLHLKACLSKEVYYHGEPIPVTVTINNSTEKTVKKIKVQVEQVANVVLYSSDYYTKVVAAEEAQEKVQPNSSLTKTLILLPLLANNRENREIALDGKLKDEDTNLASSTIIKDGIDKTVMGILVSYKVKVKLTVPGMLGDLTSSEVGTELPFRLMHPKPEEKNPAGQLCL; encoded by the exons ATGAGCTGCCCTGAGTCTCAAAAGACAGGGGCGAGTGGGAAGAATGCTAATAAACAAGTTATCTTCAAAAAAAGCACCCGGGACAAAGCT CTGACCATCTACCTGGGAAAGCGGGACTTCATTGATAACATGGGGAACGTGGAACCTGTAG atGGCGTTGTATTGGTGGATCCTGCAAttatcaaggggaaaaaag TGTACGTGTCCCTGACCTGTGCTTTCCGGTACGGCCAAGAAGACATTGATGTGATTGGCCTCACCTTCCGACGGGACCTGTTCTTCTCCAGGGTCCAAGTGTACCCACCTGCTGACAAGCCAGAGACTCTCTCCCACTTGCAGGAATCTCTGCTaaagaagctggggaaaaatgcTTATCCCTTTTTCTTTACA TTTCCAGATTACCTGCCTTGTTCAGTCTGTCTGCAGCCTGCACCTCGTGACGTTGATAAG agctgtggggtggaCTTTGAGGTGAAAGCTTTCTCAACAGAGAATGTGGAAGAGAGAATTCATAAGAG gaaCTCTGCACGTCTGCTGATCCGTAAGGTGCAATACGCTCCAGAAAACCCAGGACCCCAACCTTGTGCGGAGACCACCTGGCAGTTCTTCATGTCCACCAAGCCGTTACACTTGAAAGCTTGCCTCAGTAAAGAG GTGTACTACCACGGTGAGCCCATTCCGGTCACTGTCACCATCaacaacagcacagagaaaacagtGAAGAAGATCAAAGTCCAGG TGGAGCAGGTCGCCAATGTGGTTTTGTACTCCAGTGACTACTATACAAAAGTGGTAGCTGCTGAGGAAGCACA GGAAAAGGTGCAGCCAAACAGCAGCCTGACCAAGACACTGATACTTTTGCCCTTGCTAGCAAATAACAGGGAGAACCGGGAAATAGCTCTGGACGGAAAGCTAAAGGATGAGGACACCAACTTGGCTTCTAGTACCAT TATTAAGGACGGAATAGACAAGACAGTGATGGGGATTCTGGTTTCCTACAAGGTCAAAGTGAAGCTCACTGTTCCAGG caTGCTGGGAGACCTCACTTCCAG TGAAGTGGGCACAGAGCTGCCGTTCCGTCTCATGCACCCCAAACCTGAGGAAAAGAACCCAGCAGGTCAGTTATGCCTG tga
- the SAG gene encoding S-arrestin isoform X3, which translates to MSCPESQKTGASGKNANKQVIFKKSTRDKALTIYLGKRDFIDNMGNVEPVDGVVLVDPAIIKGKKVYVSLTCAFRYGQEDIDVIGLTFRRDLFFSRVQVYPPADKPETLSHLQESLLKKLGKNAYPFFFTFPDYLPCSVCLQPAPRDVDKSCGVDFEVKAFSTENVEERIHKRNSARLLIRKVQYAPENPGPQPCAETTWQFFMSTKPLHLKACLSKEVYYHGEPIPVTVTINNSTEKTVKKIKVQVEQVANVVLYSSDYYTKVVAAEEAQEKVQPNSSLTKTLILLPLLANNRENREIALDGKLKDEDTNLASSTIIKDGIDKTVMGILVSYKVKVKLTVPGMLGDLTSSEVGTELPFRLMHPKPEEKNPAGKDGEAELVFEEFARQQLKDTPDGEDKNASSTDE; encoded by the exons ATGAGCTGCCCTGAGTCTCAAAAGACAGGGGCGAGTGGGAAGAATGCTAATAAACAAGTTATCTTCAAAAAAAGCACCCGGGACAAAGCT CTGACCATCTACCTGGGAAAGCGGGACTTCATTGATAACATGGGGAACGTGGAACCTGTAG atGGCGTTGTATTGGTGGATCCTGCAAttatcaaggggaaaaaag TGTACGTGTCCCTGACCTGTGCTTTCCGGTACGGCCAAGAAGACATTGATGTGATTGGCCTCACCTTCCGACGGGACCTGTTCTTCTCCAGGGTCCAAGTGTACCCACCTGCTGACAAGCCAGAGACTCTCTCCCACTTGCAGGAATCTCTGCTaaagaagctggggaaaaatgcTTATCCCTTTTTCTTTACA TTTCCAGATTACCTGCCTTGTTCAGTCTGTCTGCAGCCTGCACCTCGTGACGTTGATAAG agctgtggggtggaCTTTGAGGTGAAAGCTTTCTCAACAGAGAATGTGGAAGAGAGAATTCATAAGAG gaaCTCTGCACGTCTGCTGATCCGTAAGGTGCAATACGCTCCAGAAAACCCAGGACCCCAACCTTGTGCGGAGACCACCTGGCAGTTCTTCATGTCCACCAAGCCGTTACACTTGAAAGCTTGCCTCAGTAAAGAG GTGTACTACCACGGTGAGCCCATTCCGGTCACTGTCACCATCaacaacagcacagagaaaacagtGAAGAAGATCAAAGTCCAGG TGGAGCAGGTCGCCAATGTGGTTTTGTACTCCAGTGACTACTATACAAAAGTGGTAGCTGCTGAGGAAGCACA GGAAAAGGTGCAGCCAAACAGCAGCCTGACCAAGACACTGATACTTTTGCCCTTGCTAGCAAATAACAGGGAGAACCGGGAAATAGCTCTGGACGGAAAGCTAAAGGATGAGGACACCAACTTGGCTTCTAGTACCAT TATTAAGGACGGAATAGACAAGACAGTGATGGGGATTCTGGTTTCCTACAAGGTCAAAGTGAAGCTCACTGTTCCAGG caTGCTGGGAGACCTCACTTCCAG TGAAGTGGGCACAGAGCTGCCGTTCCGTCTCATGCACCCCAAACCTGAGGAAAAGAACCCAGCAG GGAAGGACGG tgaAGCAGAGCTGGTATTTGAGGAGTTTGCTCGTCAACAGCTAAAAGATACGCCTGATGGTGAAGATAAGAATGCATCCTCAACTGATGAGTGA
- the SAG gene encoding S-arrestin isoform X1: MSCPESQKTGASGKNANKQVIFKKSTRDKALTIYLGKRDFIDNMGNVEPVDGVVLVDPAIIKGKKVYVSLTCAFRYGQEDIDVIGLTFRRDLFFSRVQVYPPADKPETLSHLQESLLKKLGKNAYPFFFTFPDYLPCSVCLQPAPRDVDKSCGVDFEVKAFSTENVEERIHKRNSARLLIRKVQYAPENPGPQPCAETTWQFFMSTKPLHLKACLSKEVYYHGEPIPVTVTINNSTEKTVKKIKVQVEQVANVVLYSSDYYTKVVAAEEAQEKVQPNSSLTKTLILLPLLANNRENREIALDGKLKDEDTNLASSTIIKDGIDKTVMGILVSYKVKVKLTVPGMLGDLTSSEVGTELPFRLMHPKPEEKNPAVKQSWYLRSLLVNS; encoded by the exons ATGAGCTGCCCTGAGTCTCAAAAGACAGGGGCGAGTGGGAAGAATGCTAATAAACAAGTTATCTTCAAAAAAAGCACCCGGGACAAAGCT CTGACCATCTACCTGGGAAAGCGGGACTTCATTGATAACATGGGGAACGTGGAACCTGTAG atGGCGTTGTATTGGTGGATCCTGCAAttatcaaggggaaaaaag TGTACGTGTCCCTGACCTGTGCTTTCCGGTACGGCCAAGAAGACATTGATGTGATTGGCCTCACCTTCCGACGGGACCTGTTCTTCTCCAGGGTCCAAGTGTACCCACCTGCTGACAAGCCAGAGACTCTCTCCCACTTGCAGGAATCTCTGCTaaagaagctggggaaaaatgcTTATCCCTTTTTCTTTACA TTTCCAGATTACCTGCCTTGTTCAGTCTGTCTGCAGCCTGCACCTCGTGACGTTGATAAG agctgtggggtggaCTTTGAGGTGAAAGCTTTCTCAACAGAGAATGTGGAAGAGAGAATTCATAAGAG gaaCTCTGCACGTCTGCTGATCCGTAAGGTGCAATACGCTCCAGAAAACCCAGGACCCCAACCTTGTGCGGAGACCACCTGGCAGTTCTTCATGTCCACCAAGCCGTTACACTTGAAAGCTTGCCTCAGTAAAGAG GTGTACTACCACGGTGAGCCCATTCCGGTCACTGTCACCATCaacaacagcacagagaaaacagtGAAGAAGATCAAAGTCCAGG TGGAGCAGGTCGCCAATGTGGTTTTGTACTCCAGTGACTACTATACAAAAGTGGTAGCTGCTGAGGAAGCACA GGAAAAGGTGCAGCCAAACAGCAGCCTGACCAAGACACTGATACTTTTGCCCTTGCTAGCAAATAACAGGGAGAACCGGGAAATAGCTCTGGACGGAAAGCTAAAGGATGAGGACACCAACTTGGCTTCTAGTACCAT TATTAAGGACGGAATAGACAAGACAGTGATGGGGATTCTGGTTTCCTACAAGGTCAAAGTGAAGCTCACTGTTCCAGG caTGCTGGGAGACCTCACTTCCAG TGAAGTGGGCACAGAGCTGCCGTTCCGTCTCATGCACCCCAAACCTGAGGAAAAGAACCCAGCAG tgaAGCAGAGCTGGTATTTGAGGAGTTTGCTCGTCAACAGCTAA